DNA sequence from the Parasphaerochaeta coccoides DSM 17374 genome:
AACTGCACCGGCAAGGTCATGTGGCATCCTTGGCAAACAAGCCCATGGATTGGAACAATACCCTTTCCATCTTTGTTACGGATAATGCGCTCAAATTTAAAGACGAGGTCATTGTCCAAAGTCGTGATAAGCTCATTGCGTTGGGCATTGAGTCCATCAAGGATAGAAACTTTCTCACTCATGCGAGAATCCCTGTCTTGGGTTGCCAACGCGACTGTTTCTTGCTGAGCCTTCATCAGGCTTTCCTTGTCTTCCAAGTCACGGGAATGCTCTGCCATATCCTTTTCCTTGGCAATAAGCTTTTTCCTGAGGAATTGCTCATTGGCTTCGGTATCCTTGCGTTCTTTCTCCGTTGCTTCATATTCACGCAAGGTAGACGTGACGCTCAATTGTTTTTCAAGGTTTTCCCGTTGCGTAATTGTCTGCTGAAGGCGTTCATTCAGTTCCTTCAAGGCTTCTGCGGCTTCTTCGCTGTTATTATACAGCTCTAAGTATTTCTTGTTTATGGAGTTCAAAACTTCCTGTTGTGCCTCCAGAAGCTGGGGAAT
Encoded proteins:
- a CDS encoding zinc ribbon domain-containing protein, producing the protein MQEKIEILRSLEGILAQKFTIEDEIKEIPQLLEAQQEVLNSINKKYLELYNNSEEAAEALKELNERLQQTITQRENLEKQLSVTSTLREYEATEKERKDTEANEQFLRKKLIAKEKDMAEHSRDLEDKESLMKAQQETVALATQDRDSRMSEKVSILDGLNAQRNELITTLDNDLVFKFERIIRNKDGKGIVPIHGLVCQGCHMTLPVQFVNTVRKNEEIEFCPYCSRILYYDEAYSDMKDKYLKRPDTLVIEEGGLADFASDEGFEEFN